DNA sequence from the Amycolatopsis sp. Hca4 genome:
AGGCCGCGCGCGGACGGCGCGACCCACATCCGCTTGACCTCGGCGACCGCCGGGCCGGGCAGCTTCAGGGCACCGCACCCGACGGGTTCGCCGTGCAGGGTGGCGACCAGCAGCACCCCGGCCGGTGGCGTCATCTCGGCGTCGGCCGCGGAGGTGCTGAGTGCCGGGTCGAAGCCGTCCTCGAACCGCTCGGCCAGCTCGGCGAAGTAGGCACGCAGGCAGAACCGGGCGTCGGGGTGACCCGGCGGGCAGGGGGCGACCTCGACCGCCGACGCCGTCAGCAGTCGTTCCACCTCCGCCATCGCGGCGACGAGCCGGGTGCGCTGGCCGCCGGACAGCGGAGCCAGCAGGGTCGCGGCCGCGTCGTCGGAGAGCCGGTCGAGTGTGGTGCGTTCGGCCAGCCCCGCCTCGGTGAGCGACGCGGTCCGGACGCGTGCGTCGTCCGGGCTGGGCCCGACGCGCACCAGCCCGTCGCGCTCCAGGCTTCGCAGCAGGCGGCTGAGGTAGCCGGAGTCCAGGTCGAGCCGTTGCCGCAGGTCACGGACGTCCCGCCCGGTCTCGCCGATCTCCCACAGCACCCGGGCCTGGCCCAGCGGACGCGTGCGGGACAGGAAGGCGTCGTCCAGTGCGCCGATCCGCTGCGTCACCGTCCGGTTGAACCGCCGAACACCGTCGACCAGTTCCGGGTGCATTCTCTGACTATAGTCAGAGAATCGGCTCCGGCCACACCGATTCGGCGTCCACGAACGCCCTCAGCAGCGTGGTCAGCCCGGGATCGCCGCGGCCGTTCAGCTCGTCGGAGGCGATGCGGCGGGCCACCCCGGCCAGGAAGTCGGCGATCTGCACCCGGGCGTCGGTGCGGGAGTCGACGAACCGCACGTCCGCCAGCCGGGGGCCGAGGGTGGCCTTGAGCTGCAGCACCCGCTCGGCCGTCAGGGCCAGCTGCTCGTCGTGCACCAGGGCGACCGGGGTGCCGCCGGCGCTCCAGTGGCGGACCGTGTGGCTCACCGCGGGCACCAGCGGGTCGAGGACCGGCACCAGCCCCGGATCACCCGCCAGCCGCGCGCGGTAGGCGGCGACGCGCTCGGCGCCGCCGCGGAACCGGGCGACGATTTCGCCCGCTTCGCCCGGCACGCCGGCCAGCTCGTCGACCAAGGCGAAGAACTCCGGCGGCGACGTCGTCACGCCGCGGCGGGGCTTCAGCCGCACCACGCTGGTGAAGGCGGTCAGGAAGAACTGCCAGCGGGCGGCGCCGAAGGCGGCCGGCCCCGCGCGGTGGAGGGTGCGGGCGAGCGCGCCGGTGTCCGTCCCGGCCAGCAGCGAGACCGCGGCGCGCACCGCGAAGAACGTCTTGTCGGTCAGGTGCACGTGCCCGCGGCCGGCGAGCGGGCCGTCCGCGGCGAGCAGCCACTCGAGCACCGCGCGGTGCTTGGCGCGCAGCAGGTGGTTGGCCTTGTACTCCTCGGCGGGCGAGCCGATGCGGGCGCGGATCTCCGCCACGCACGCGGTCGCCTCCGGCCAGGACATCCGGACGCCGGCGTGGGCGAAGACGTCGGTCTCGCCGCCGAGCAGGTTCTCGCCCTCCGAACCCGACTCGTCGCAGGCGATCTCGACCGGGCGCACCCGCCCGATCGTGCCAGAGGAACCGGTGCCGGGCGATCCGTTTACCGGCCCGGAGTCACGGTTGGGCCACGGCGGTTAACGAGCGCGGCGGGTCCGGTGACTCGCGAAGAGCAGGTGTTCCGCGGAGGTGCCGATGACCACGAACGACCGACCGGCCCGGCTCGCGCTGACGGCAGCCGTGGTCGCGCTCCTGCTGGGTGCCTCCGGAGTCCTGGTGCGGCACCACTTCTCCGTGCCGCCGGCCGCGGCTCCCGGCGTCGCCGGGATCGACGTCGTCGCCCCGGCCGGCACCCGCGTCTCGGTGCGGCCGGCACCGGAGCCGGCCGTCACCCCGCCGCTGACCCGCCGGATCGGCGGCGGCGCCGACGTGGGCTTCGACGGCGGCCCGCCGCCACGGGTGCGGATCCCGGTGCCCGCCGCGCCGCCGGCGGGGTTCGCTCCCGTCGTCGTCACGGACAACGGGCTCCGGCTCCTGCCCGCCGCCTACGACGGCGCCACCCGGAGCCTCGTCGCGCAGGTCGCCCGCCCGGGCGGGGTCTGGGGCGGGCTCCTCGACCTCGCCGCACTGGGCCGCGCTCCCGAGCCGGGCCCGCGGCCGGACTGCGCCGGGCGCACCTCGAGTGCCGGCGGGGTGACCGTCGACGCCGGCAAGCCGGATCCGCAGGCGCCGGTGTGGGTGTGCGTGACGGCCGGGAACGGCCGCGCGAGCGTCACGCTGACCTCGAACGCGCGGGTGCCCTACCGGCTCCTCCCGGCGCCGGGCTGGCCGGAACCCGGCGCCCGGACCGCGGCGGCCGGGCAGCTGCTCGGCGGGCCGCGGCAGCGCGACCTGCTCTGGCCCGGCGGCGGCGTCACCTACGACGTCCCGTTCGGCCTGCTGCCGTCCACCATCCGCGGCCAGGCCGATCCGGGGCCGGCCCTCGGGACGGCGCTCGCCGCGGCGGCCCACCGCGCGGCCGTGCTGTTCGGCCTGGCCGGTGACACCGGGCCGGCACCCGGCGTGCTGACCTGCGCGGCGGACGCCGGCGCCGCGCGGTACACCCCGGACAAGCCGCTGGCACAGGTCGCCGCCGACGTGTGGACGGCGCTCGAACCCTGCCACCCGGACGGCGGCGCAGTCGTCCGCGCGCTCCTCGCCGCCGGGATCGGCCCGGTGACGAGCGGCGTCACCGGCCCCGCCCCCGCGTTCGAGGTCCCGGTGACCACCAGCCGCGCACCGCGGTTCACGCAGACCGTCGAGTACCGCCCGCGGACCGGCACCGTGACGGCCCGGGTGAACGGCACCTGCGCGACGGTGTCCGCGGTGTCCGGGCGCCACGACGCCTACCGCTGCACGGCCGGCGGCACCACCTACGACCCGTGTTTCGCCGGGCCGGGACCGCAGCCGCAGGTCTGGTGCCCGGCGCCGGCGGCCAAGGCCGTCGTGCTGACCCACTCGGGCCCGCTGCCGTCGCCACCGCAGACCGGCGGGACGGCCGCGCCCTTCCTGCTCGTGCTGGCGGACGGCGTGCAGTGCGCCGCCGTCGCGGCACCGGAAATCCAGTACGCCTGTTCGGACGGGCGGACCGTGCTGCACGGCGAGCCGGACACCTCCGGTCCGATGTGGACGATCGAGGCCCGTACCATCACGAAGGCCTACGGCTGAGCCAGCGTGATCCGGCCGCCCGCGACCGTGATGGCCTTCTTCTCCAGCGGCTCGGCCGCCGGGCCGGTCGCGACCGAGCCGTCGGCGATCCGGAACCGGCTGCCGTGGCACGGGCAGTGGACGGTGCCGTCGGCGACGGCGTCGACCGTGCAGCCCTGGTGGGTGCAGATCGCCGAGAAGGCCGCGAAGGTGCCGGCGGCCGGTTGCGTCACCACCACTTTCCGGTCCGCGAACACCTTGCCGCCGCCGACCGGCACGTCGGCGGCCGCGCCGAGTTCGGTGCCCGCGGGTGCCGGGGCGGCCGACGTGCCGT
Encoded proteins:
- a CDS encoding MarR family winged helix-turn-helix transcriptional regulator translates to MHPELVDGVRRFNRTVTQRIGALDDAFLSRTRPLGQARVLWEIGETGRDVRDLRQRLDLDSGYLSRLLRSLERDGLVRVGPSPDDARVRTASLTEAGLAERTTLDRLSDDAAATLLAPLSGGQRTRLVAAMAEVERLLTASAVEVAPCPPGHPDARFCLRAYFAELAERFEDGFDPALSTSAADAEMTPPAGVLLVATLHGEPVGCGALKLPGPAVAEVKRMWVAPSARGLGLGRRLLSELEASASDAGVRTLRLETNRALAEAIGLYRAAGFREVAPFNDEHYADHWFEKILPGPRTLA
- a CDS encoding DUF3800 domain-containing protein, with protein sequence MRPVEIACDESGSEGENLLGGETDVFAHAGVRMSWPEATACVAEIRARIGSPAEEYKANHLLRAKHRAVLEWLLAADGPLAGRGHVHLTDKTFFAVRAAVSLLAGTDTGALARTLHRAGPAAFGAARWQFFLTAFTSVVRLKPRRGVTTSPPEFFALVDELAGVPGEAGEIVARFRGGAERVAAYRARLAGDPGLVPVLDPLVPAVSHTVRHWSAGGTPVALVHDEQLALTAERVLQLKATLGPRLADVRFVDSRTDARVQIADFLAGVARRIASDELNGRGDPGLTTLLRAFVDAESVWPEPIL
- a CDS encoding Rieske (2Fe-2S) protein — translated: MRNDDVDPVLARRTALAVFGAGLVAGCSTYGGSTNGTSAAPAPAGTELGAAADVPVGGGKVFADRKVVVTQPAAGTFAAFSAICTHQGCTVDAVADGTVHCPCHGSRFRIADGSVATGPAAEPLEKKAITVAGGRITLAQP